From the Pyxidicoccus trucidator genome, one window contains:
- a CDS encoding TonB-dependent receptor plug domain-containing protein, whose protein sequence is MMHSTVYGEPRPGSVKAYPERRGLRALSLSVMVFALAFAGLASTEARAQAAAAETQPKVKKKRRTTPKSAAPPRAAKTRTKSRKATKPAVVSTPDEEIPTLGGGPATDDPFATGEPSTPTTAEPPTPLAPPVGDPLPVASPGSPMTSPAAGPSVADSPPPASGTLAAPSTVAAPAQEPESNVPIRAPFAEPTPGGAMPPPSGLAGLPGSDPLGGADSIEESVNRVLSEAVVTTASKRNQRISDVPLTVSWIPAEELEGTGQFSLCEAIQYFPGMECRRGSMRKAAVSARGLGSNYLSNRLLLLKDGRPLTDPWTGQFYADETTPLINLKQVEVIRGPGSSLYGSNAFSGVINIIERQPSDLIEKGKNVGAEARVLAGQDQTWRLHGNVAGRGGPVEALLGYYGFGSDGPQLFNDPRVGRVDTNQDSLVHQVSGKVRVGPLALDADFTDAEIGRPGGTHISTVGNCGRCHYTPNDSESVQNLNASAQVDQQVTENLRLFGQAYGLFKRRDVLMENAFGGEMTRALGKRRRLGGEARALLSVGDLNVTFGGDVKADQVNVPNVLPELTVDDTKQTIIGGFVDAEYRLFNRLVFGAGARYDRYQIPERVWSNRTDQLSPRASVVFHAVPELLTLRTNYGRAFRAPTLAELAINQQMYAATLVGNANLAAETLDTFEASVDFWPFDRRVRLTGTGFYNLAKNFINQELVFGSVSQFKNLGDARVAGFELEAAAQIPTINSSFDVAYQYLDAKTLPYNDGPEAALDYAPGHRLYARGRTNIGKVAFAELYALFVGPRFDPGFTVDEATGLPTTRVQLPSYVTASARVGFNVYDGISVSFLGSNLFNAQYEESHGFPAPPQSFFSEVKVRY, encoded by the coding sequence ATGATGCACTCGACTGTGTACGGTGAGCCGCGGCCTGGCTCGGTGAAGGCTTATCCGGAGCGCCGCGGTCTTCGGGCTCTCTCTCTGTCCGTCATGGTGTTCGCGCTGGCCTTCGCCGGCCTCGCGAGCACCGAAGCCCGGGCGCAGGCCGCCGCGGCGGAGACGCAGCCCAAGGTGAAGAAGAAGCGGCGAACGACGCCCAAGAGCGCCGCGCCGCCTCGCGCCGCCAAGACGCGGACCAAATCGCGCAAGGCCACGAAGCCGGCCGTCGTCAGCACGCCCGACGAGGAGATTCCGACGCTGGGCGGTGGCCCCGCCACGGATGATCCCTTCGCCACGGGCGAGCCCTCGACGCCGACCACGGCCGAGCCGCCCACGCCGCTGGCCCCTCCGGTAGGAGACCCGCTGCCCGTGGCGTCTCCGGGCTCCCCCATGACCTCGCCGGCCGCGGGGCCCTCGGTGGCGGACAGCCCGCCGCCTGCCAGCGGCACGCTGGCCGCGCCTTCCACGGTGGCGGCGCCCGCGCAGGAGCCCGAGTCCAACGTTCCCATCCGCGCGCCCTTCGCGGAGCCCACCCCGGGCGGGGCCATGCCGCCGCCCTCGGGGCTCGCGGGCCTGCCCGGCTCGGACCCGCTGGGGGGCGCGGACTCGATTGAGGAGTCCGTCAACCGCGTGCTGAGCGAGGCGGTGGTGACCACCGCGTCCAAGCGCAACCAGCGCATCTCCGACGTGCCCCTCACCGTGTCCTGGATTCCCGCCGAGGAGCTGGAGGGCACCGGCCAGTTCTCGCTGTGCGAGGCCATCCAGTACTTCCCCGGCATGGAGTGCCGCCGGGGTTCCATGCGCAAGGCGGCGGTGAGCGCGCGTGGCCTGGGCTCCAACTACCTGTCCAACCGCCTGCTGCTCCTCAAGGACGGCCGGCCGCTGACGGACCCGTGGACGGGCCAGTTCTACGCGGACGAGACGACGCCGCTCATCAACCTCAAGCAGGTGGAGGTCATCCGGGGCCCGGGCTCCTCGCTGTACGGCTCCAACGCCTTCAGCGGCGTCATCAACATCATCGAGCGCCAGCCTTCCGACCTCATCGAGAAGGGGAAGAACGTGGGCGCCGAGGCGCGCGTGCTGGCGGGCCAGGACCAGACGTGGCGCCTGCACGGCAACGTGGCCGGCCGCGGCGGTCCGGTGGAGGCGCTGCTGGGCTACTACGGCTTCGGCTCGGACGGGCCGCAGCTCTTCAATGACCCGCGCGTGGGCCGGGTGGACACCAACCAGGACTCGCTGGTGCACCAGGTCAGCGGCAAGGTGCGCGTGGGCCCCCTGGCGCTGGACGCGGACTTCACGGACGCGGAGATTGGCCGCCCGGGTGGCACGCACATCTCCACCGTGGGCAACTGCGGCCGCTGCCACTACACGCCCAACGACTCGGAGTCGGTGCAGAACCTCAACGCCTCCGCCCAGGTGGACCAGCAGGTGACGGAGAACCTGCGCCTCTTCGGTCAGGCGTACGGCCTCTTCAAGCGCCGCGACGTGCTGATGGAGAACGCCTTCGGCGGCGAGATGACGCGCGCGCTGGGCAAGCGCCGGCGGCTGGGCGGCGAGGCGCGTGCGCTCCTCTCCGTGGGCGACCTGAACGTCACCTTCGGCGGCGACGTGAAGGCCGACCAGGTGAACGTGCCCAACGTCCTGCCGGAGCTGACGGTGGACGACACGAAGCAGACCATCATCGGCGGCTTCGTGGACGCGGAGTACCGGCTCTTCAACCGGCTCGTGTTCGGCGCGGGCGCCCGCTATGACCGCTACCAGATTCCCGAGCGCGTCTGGAGCAATCGCACGGACCAGCTCTCCCCGCGCGCCAGCGTGGTGTTCCACGCGGTGCCGGAGCTGCTCACGCTGCGCACCAACTACGGCCGCGCCTTCCGCGCGCCTACCCTGGCAGAACTGGCCATCAACCAGCAGATGTACGCCGCCACGCTGGTGGGCAATGCGAACCTGGCCGCCGAGACGCTGGACACGTTCGAGGCCTCGGTGGACTTCTGGCCCTTCGACCGGCGGGTGCGCCTGACGGGCACGGGCTTCTACAACCTGGCCAAGAACTTCATCAACCAGGAGCTGGTGTTCGGCTCCGTCTCCCAGTTCAAGAACCTGGGCGACGCGCGCGTGGCGGGCTTCGAGCTGGAAGCGGCCGCGCAGATTCCGACCATCAACTCGTCCTTCGACGTGGCCTACCAGTACCTGGACGCCAAGACGCTGCCGTACAACGACGGGCCCGAGGCGGCGCTGGACTACGCGCCCGGCCACCGGCTCTACGCGCGTGGGCGCACCAACATCGGCAAGGTGGCCTTCGCGGAGCTGTACGCCCTCTTCGTGGGCCCGCGCTTCGACCCGGGCTTCACGGTGGACGAGGCGACGGGCCTGCCCACCACGCGGGTGCAGCTGCCCAGCTACGTCACCGCCAGCGCGCGCGTGGGCTTCAACGTCTACGACGGCATCTCCGTGTCCTTCCTGGGCTCCAACCTCTTCAACGCCCAATACGAGGAGTCGCACGGCTTCCCGGCTCCCCCGCAGTCCTTCTTCAGTGAAGTCAAGGTTCGTTACTAG
- a CDS encoding PhnD/SsuA/transferrin family substrate-binding protein translates to MMKAHRFLLAGLVLACTLAAAPAGAAPKKATLGVFLATTLSEGQERFQYAEALAAKLGESLERPVAAKSFGRYEDFSRAVSDGLVDFAVVDAWAAVQLGSRATPVAWASRSGETQQRWAIVSTQKGVVKDLAGKRLALVKGAGPADPKFVTHVVLGGDLDAQRHFKVVPVPNVESALKMLEARGAEAALVPLAHVPKDVRVLFRSGRVPGAVLVDLRGQGDVLAGALGSVGAVPPFDAFARVQGRDFEDFRRLVTQGPPRRQPVLAEAPDVRVDAEVLVRSEELGPALPSFAGDLAVSAEQPDD, encoded by the coding sequence ATGATGAAGGCACACCGCTTCCTCCTCGCCGGCCTCGTGCTGGCCTGCACCCTGGCCGCCGCCCCCGCGGGCGCGGCTCCGAAGAAGGCCACCCTGGGCGTCTTCCTCGCCACCACCCTCAGCGAGGGCCAGGAGCGCTTCCAGTACGCGGAGGCGCTGGCCGCGAAGCTGGGCGAGTCCCTGGAGCGCCCCGTCGCCGCCAAGAGCTTCGGCCGCTACGAGGACTTCTCCCGCGCCGTGTCCGACGGGCTGGTGGACTTCGCGGTGGTGGACGCCTGGGCCGCCGTGCAGCTCGGCTCCCGCGCCACCCCGGTGGCCTGGGCCTCCCGCTCCGGCGAGACGCAGCAGCGCTGGGCCATTGTCTCCACCCAGAAGGGCGTCGTGAAGGACCTGGCCGGCAAGCGCCTGGCGCTGGTGAAGGGCGCCGGCCCCGCGGACCCGAAGTTCGTCACCCACGTGGTGCTCGGCGGCGACCTGGACGCGCAGCGTCATTTCAAGGTGGTGCCGGTGCCGAACGTGGAGTCCGCCCTGAAGATGCTGGAGGCCCGGGGCGCGGAGGCCGCGCTCGTCCCCCTCGCGCACGTCCCCAAGGACGTGCGCGTCCTCTTCCGCAGCGGCCGGGTGCCCGGCGCCGTGCTGGTGGACCTGCGCGGCCAGGGCGACGTGCTCGCCGGGGCGCTCGGGAGCGTGGGCGCGGTGCCCCCCTTCGACGCCTTCGCCCGCGTCCAGGGCCGTGACTTCGAGGACTTCCGCAGGCTCGTCACCCAGGGCCCGCCCCGCCGCCAGCCCGTGCTGGCGGAGGCTCCCGACGTGCGCGTGGACGCCGAGGTGCTGGTGCGCTCCGAGGAGCTGGGGCCCGCGCTGCCGTCGTTCGCCGGGGACCTCGCCGTCTCCGCCGAGCAGCCTGATGACTGA